One genomic segment of Amycolatopsis sp. Hca4 includes these proteins:
- a CDS encoding RNA polymerase sigma factor encodes MDDRALWDRAAEGDQAAFTELFERYAEAVWNHAYRLTGSWAGAEDLTSTTFLTAWRRRADVTLVRDSALPWLYTVAGNAARDEYRSARRRLRLLRKVPDPPVVSDHADAVAERLDGERRLREVVEAVRTLPKAQREVVELCLLAEVSAADAAALLAVAEVTVRAHLSRARARLRTLLEEK; translated from the coding sequence GTGGACGACCGCGCTCTGTGGGACCGGGCGGCCGAAGGTGACCAAGCGGCCTTCACCGAGCTCTTCGAGCGGTACGCCGAGGCCGTCTGGAACCACGCCTACCGGCTGACCGGCTCGTGGGCCGGCGCCGAAGACCTCACCTCCACCACCTTCCTGACCGCCTGGCGCCGGCGCGCCGACGTCACGCTGGTGCGCGACAGCGCGCTGCCGTGGCTCTACACCGTCGCCGGCAACGCGGCCCGCGACGAATACCGCAGCGCGCGGAGACGGCTGCGGCTGTTGCGGAAGGTGCCGGACCCGCCGGTCGTGTCCGACCACGCCGACGCCGTGGCCGAGCGGCTCGACGGCGAGCGGCGGCTGCGCGAGGTGGTCGAGGCCGTCCGGACGCTGCCGAAGGCGCAGCGGGAGGTCGTCGAGCTGTGCCTGCTCGCCGAGGTGAGCGCCGCCGACGCCGCGGCGCTGCTGGCCGTCGCCGAGGTCACCGTCCGCGCCCACCTGTCCCGGGCCCGCGCCCGGCTGCGCACGCTGCTGGAGGAGAAATGA
- the upp gene encoding uracil phosphoribosyltransferase: MDVHVVDHPLAKARLSTMRDARTDSAAFRAALHELTVMLVYEATRDVPVKIEKIHTPVARTDGFKLAKPPLLVPVLRAGLGMADQAHKLIPDAQMGFVGLARDEETLKPTPYLESLPESLADRPVLVLDPMLATGGSMEYTIRLLTDRGADDVTAICALAAPEGLAHLEKTGLPVRVVTASIDERLNDSGFIVPGLGDAGDRQYGAV; the protein is encoded by the coding sequence ATGGATGTGCACGTCGTCGACCACCCCCTCGCGAAGGCCCGGCTCTCCACGATGCGCGACGCGCGCACCGACAGCGCCGCGTTCCGGGCCGCGCTGCACGAGCTGACCGTCATGCTGGTCTACGAAGCCACCCGCGACGTTCCGGTGAAGATCGAGAAGATCCACACGCCGGTCGCCCGCACCGACGGCTTCAAGCTGGCCAAGCCGCCGCTGCTGGTGCCGGTCCTGCGCGCCGGGCTGGGCATGGCCGACCAGGCGCACAAGCTGATCCCGGACGCGCAGATGGGCTTCGTCGGCCTGGCGCGCGACGAGGAGACGCTGAAGCCGACGCCGTACCTGGAATCGCTGCCGGAGTCGCTCGCCGACCGGCCGGTGCTGGTGCTCGACCCGATGCTCGCCACCGGCGGCTCGATGGAGTACACGATCCGGCTGCTCACCGACCGCGGCGCCGACGACGTCACGGCGATCTGCGCGCTGGCGGCGCCGGAGGGCCTGGCGCACCTGGAGAAGACCGGGCTGCCGGTCCGGGTGGTCACGGCGAGCATCGACGAGCGCCTCAACGACTCGGGCTTCATCGTGCCGGGCCTCGGCGACGCGGGTGACCGCCAGTACGGCGCCGTCTGA
- a CDS encoding protein-tyrosine phosphatase family protein, whose protein sequence is MVEFPDGTRVHGRGLGRPRPDEPTPDFGLYLGTSRLRRKHGGGITWPHEWITWPDFLLPTHPADAREKIKALHERAKTQKVEVACYGGAGRTGTVMACLAVLSGVPAEEAVTWVRANYHERAVETPWQRGWVKSFAKQLD, encoded by the coding sequence ATGGTCGAGTTTCCGGACGGCACCCGCGTGCACGGGCGTGGCCTCGGCCGCCCCCGCCCCGACGAACCCACCCCCGACTTCGGGCTCTACCTGGGCACGAGCCGGCTGCGGCGCAAGCACGGCGGGGGCATCACCTGGCCGCACGAGTGGATCACCTGGCCCGACTTCCTGCTGCCCACCCACCCCGCGGACGCCCGCGAGAAGATCAAAGCCCTCCACGAACGGGCGAAGACCCAAAAGGTGGAAGTCGCCTGCTACGGCGGCGCGGGCCGGACCGGCACGGTGATGGCCTGCCTGGCGGTCCTCTCCGGTGTCCCGGCCGAGGAAGCCGTGACCTGGGTCCGGGCGAACTACCACGAGCGGGCCGTCGAAACACCCTGGCAGCGCGGCTGGGTGAAGAGCTTCGCGAAACAGCTAGATTGA